The Papaver somniferum cultivar HN1 chromosome 3, ASM357369v1, whole genome shotgun sequence genome includes a region encoding these proteins:
- the LOC113357370 gene encoding uncharacterized protein LOC113357370, giving the protein MLLSAHTHTNHKPNPPSFSSLYYFICPPPPTYLCSSSTLMATGSDESSSTSTAAAASSLSITVEKPSSSQLTELNIKSWPKWGCPPGKFPLKFDAEEICYLLKGKVKAYTKGSSECVEFGAGDLVTIPKGLSCTWDVSVAVDKHYKFASP; this is encoded by the exons ATGCTGCTTTCTGCTCACACACACACCAATCACAAACCTAACCCCCCATCTTTCTCTTCCCTTTACTATTTCATTTGTCCTCCTCCTCCAACTTACTTGTGTTCTTCTTCTACTTTAATGGCTACAGGATCAGATGAATCTAGTAGTActagtactgctgctgctgcatctaGTCTCAGTATCACTGTTGAAAAACCTTCTAGTTCGCAATTAACCGAGCTGAATATCAAGTCATGGCCAAA ATGGGGTTGTCCACCGGGGAAATTTCCATTAAAATTCGATGCAGAAGAAATATGTTATCTACTAAAAGGAAAAGTGAAAGCATACACCAAAGGATCTTCGGAATGTGTAGAGTTTGGTGCAGGTGATCTTGTTACCATCCCTAAAGGCCTTTCTTGTACCTGGGATGTTTCCGTGGCTGTCGACAAACACTACAAATTCGCTTCTCcgtga
- the LOC113357367 gene encoding uncharacterized protein LOC113357367: MADDDEDEGFGDFKFVAYSANSNQISTNKTDNNDDDDWGDSVDNFSSPKQDLNRQTHPIQNFDFFGGLSDQKPIQTQPISKPNLERKNSVSNSPVWEKPKGALPLSLFGDDEEEEEQEEEEVQQFDQRKGFSSSFGDFSRNTQSPVKIEPNSGSGFAIKDIIVNLYTQSDQIKTEENLKEDQIGNQNGSLEDDDYDDEDGWEFKDASVDNRPEVSSPELKAEVKSSENANGVNGGADWFVVSNELKPTEMENGLVYELGGGATAERSFAFDPLSQSKNIGVENGNPNLVEDEDFADFQDSFFPTGAANYSTRQQEELKMGDHSRVQGRELMFADAFHVNGYESWDNQKAVPASHFSNGKLDSETSLFGEDLFSNEHSTSVGNQGALPTSNFSNGKLDSETSLFGEDLSSNKPLTSIDNHGALPVSSFSNGKLDSQASLFGDDLSSNKPLTSIYNQGALPALNFSNGKLGSPASLFGEEDLFADKPSTSRTSQGASPVSNFSNAKLDSAGSLSGDDLFSYKPSNSPSNGLHNKVGNSNFVFNDLISNLYSQTEHAPAVQEATKNRYESSQANLSTDLGNDEDDFDENAWEFRAAPPKSFVHEATENGFDSFQTNLSPDLANGDHFDENAWEFRAAPPKSFVHEATESGFDSFQTNLSPNLANGEDDFDEDAWEFRAAPSHSLVDTHSADELQKNPTQEATENGYKFVQIAKNSNFVNGSDYFDGNSWDFEGSLSEVKVESCPGDPLQKISTASKPPVLSSQGATQNGFDLVDMFATADEANGNNDFAENSWDKGALSEGNSKTDSGDTLRKFPTESKLNTYIDFYCRLTEESYYLALHHLDALKKAKTAAALSSDDTKAEEIRHEIQEAYKILHLEGLNSETVNMDGRQPTKGYTKELLVLMKEPVIQMLDSEFNMSSRMSLAEKNLNSAIGIFEHSILMSKILTLGSMEDQFTCITKWSQILSACSQELKHGAFIWKQSLEKKVNQQILSKSKGQQYILSLGEIYRVVEVLRISTKLYWPWIVSTLANPAEIIALLEECSAAWLDSKLEDALLSFSNEVDVGYAAKILVESLKSVHNLDVSALQKQVLQEPICSISLVSLKAVSGMKEVVWNGEHFFLPLANLWANLISSYPPKLPHIYAIS, from the exons ATGGCTGATGACGATGAGGATGAGGGTTTCGGTGATTTCAAATTCGTGGCATACTCAGCCAATTCAAATCAAATTTCCACCAACAAAACTgataataatgatgatgatgattggggTGATTCCGTTGATAATTTCTCATCTCCAAAACAAGATCTTAATCGTCAAACACACCCAATTCAAAACTTCGATTTCTTTGGGGGTTTATCAGATCAAAAACCCATTCAAACTCAACCTATTAGTAAACCAAATTTAGAGAGGAAGAATTCAGTTTCTAATTCTCCTGTTTGGGAAAAACCTAAAGGAGCTTTACCTCTATCACTCTTTggtgacgatgaagaagaagaagaacaagaggaagaAGAGGTACAACAATTTGATCAAAGGAagggtttttcttcttcgtttggtGATTTTAGTAGAAATACACAATCTCCAGTGAAGATTGAACCGAATTCTGGATCTGGGTTTGCTATCAAAGATATTATTGTTAATTTGTATACTCAATCTGATCAGATCAAGACGGAGGAGAATTTGAAGGAGGATCAAATTGGAAATCAAAATGGgagtttggaagatgatgattatgatgatgaagatggttGGGAATTTAAAGATGCATCTGTCGACAACAGACCCGAAGTTAGCTCCCCTGAGCTAAAG GCTGAGGTTAAATCAAGTGAGAATGCTAATGGTGTTAATGGAGGTGCTGATTGGTTTGTAGTGTCGAATGAGTTGAAACCAACTGAGATGGAAAATGGACTTGTTTATGAGTTGGGTGGAGGAGCTACAGCTGAAAGGAGTTTTGCATTTGATCCTCTAAGCCAGTCTAAGAATATTGGAGTTGAAAATGGAAATCCCAACttggttgaagatgaagattttgctgATTTCCAGGATTCATTCTTCCCCACTGGAGCTGCAAATTACTCGACTAGGCAGCAG GAAGAGTTGAAGATGGGTGATCATTCTCGCGTTCAAGGGAGAGAACTCATGTTTGCCGATGCTTTTCAT GTCAATGGATATGAGTCATGGGATAATCAGAAAGCAGTGCCTGCATCACATTTTAGCAATGGCAAGCTGGATTCTGAAACTTCCTTATTTGGTGAAGACTTATTTTCAAATGAACATTCGACTTCCGTTGGTAATCAGGGAGCACTGCCTACGTCAAATTTTAGCAATGGAAAACTGGATTCTGAAACTTCTTTATTTGGTGAAGACCTGTCTTCAAATAAACCTTTGACTTCCATTGACAACCACGGAGCACTGCCTGTATCAAGTTTTAGCAATGGCAAGCTGGATTCTCAAGCTTCCTTGTTTGGTGATGATTTATCTTCAAATAAACCTTTGACTTCCATTTACAATCAGGGAGCTCTGCCGGCATTAAATTTTAGCAATGGCAAGCTGGGTTCTCCAGCTTCCTTGTTTGGTGAAGAAGATCTATTTGCAGATAAACCTTCGACCTCCAGGACTAGTCAAGGAGCATCACCTGTCTCAAATTTTAGCAATGCTAAACTAGATAGTGCTGGTTCGTTATCTGGTGATGATTTattttcatataaaccttcaaaCTCTCCGAGTAATGGTTTGCACAACAAGGTTGGGAATTCAAATTTTGTTTTCAACGATCTCATTTCTAACTTGTACAGTCAGACTGAGCATGCCCCTGCTGTTCAAGAAGCCACTAAGAATCGATATGAATCTTCTCAAGCGAACTTGAGCACTGATTTAGggaatgatgaagatgattttgATGAAAATGCTTGGGAATTTAGAGCTGCACCACCAAAATCATTCGTACATGAAGCTACTGAGAATggatttgattcttttcaaacGAACTTGAGCCCTGATTTAGCGAATGGAGATCATTTTGATGAAAATGCGTGGGAATTTAGAGCTGCACCACCAAAATCGTTCGTTCATGAAGCTACTGAGAGTggatttgattcttttcaaacaaACTTGAGCCCTAATTTAGCGAATGGAgaagatgattttgatgaagatgcGTGGGAATTTAGAGCTGCACCCTCACATTCATTAGTAGATACTCATTCAGCAGATGAACTTCAGAAAAATCCTACTCAAGAAGCCACTGAAAATGGATATAAATTTGTTCAAATAGCTAAGAACTCTAATTTTGTAAACGGCAGTGATTATTTTGATGGAAACTCATGGGACTTTGAAGGTTCACTGTCAGAGGTTAAGGTAGAATCTTGTCCAGGTGATCCACTTCAAAAAATTTCTACTGCGTCAAAGCCTCCCGTGCTTTCTTCTCAGGGAGCTACTCAGAATGGATTTGATTTAGTCGACATGTTTGCAACCGCTGATGAAGCGAATGGAAACAATGATTTTGCTGAGAACTCGTGGGACAAAGGTGCATTATCAGAAGGAAATTCAAAAACTGATTCAGGGGACACACTTAGAAAGTTCCCAACTGAATCAAAGTTAAACACGTATATAGATTTTTACTGTAGATTGACGGAGGAATCTTACTACCTTGCTCTTCATCATCTTGATGCGTTGAAG AAAGCTAAAACGGCTGCTGCCCTTTCCAGCGACGATACAAAAGCAGAGGAAATCCGACATGAAATCCAG GAAGCTTACAAGATACTGCACCTAGAGGGTTTGAACTCCGAAACAGTTAACATGGATGGGCGTCAACCTACAAAAGGTTACACGAAGGAATTGCTTGTACTAATGAAGGAACCAGTGATCCAAATGCTCGACTCTGAATTTAATATGTCGAGTAGGATGTCACTA GCAGAGAAAAATTTGAACTCCGCCATTGGGATCTTTGAGCATTCTATTTTAATGTCAAAGATTCTGACCCTGGGTTCGATGGAAGACCAATTCACTTGCATTACCAAGTGGTCTCAAATACTCTCAGCTTGTTCACAAGAGTTGAAGCATGGTGCTTTCATTTGGAAGCAATCTTTGGAAAAGAAAGTTAACCAGCAAATATTATCGAAATCTAAAG GTCAGCAATATATTCTTTCTCTTGGAGAAATTTACAGAGTGGTTGAAGTTCTGAGGATCTCGACAAAACTGTACTGGCCATGGATAGTATCAACCCTAGCAAACCCTGCGGAAATAATTGCTTTACTGGAAGAGTGCAGTGCTGCATGGCTAGATTCCAAATTGGAAGATGCTCTTCTAAGTTTTTCCAATGAAGTTGATGTTGGGTATGCAGCAAAGATATTAGTGGAATCCCTCAAGTCTGTTCACAATCTTGATGTGTCTGCCCTTCAGAAACAAGTTCTGCAGGAACCAATTTGTAGCATATCATTGGTATCACTGAAAGCTGTTTCAG GTATGAAAGAAGTGGTGTGGAACGGGGAGCACTTCTTTCTTCCACTAGCGAATTTGTGGGCAAATCTGATATCTTCCTATCCTCCGAAATTGCCTCACATATATGCTATCAGCTAA